The Ovis aries strain OAR_USU_Benz2616 breed Rambouillet chromosome 8, ARS-UI_Ramb_v3.0, whole genome shotgun sequence genome includes the window CGTGGGCAGGCCAGCCACGCTCTAGGTCAGTGAGCCCTGCTTGGTGTGTCTCGTAGTTTGTGTCAGAAGTAAGATTCTGTCTGGATTTGCCCTGACCTCTCAGTGCTGCGCCAGAGTAATGGTTATCGACCCTGACTATTTCATAGAATCATCAGCTTCTCCCAACCCCAAATTCTGATGCCCAGGCCCTAATTTTGACCAATTAAATGATAGTCTCTGGGAATAAGGCCCAGGCATCAGAAATTGTAAAATGCTCCCTATGtgatctttgggcttcccagtggtgccTGTGGAACctgtctcccaatgcaggagacgcaagagaaggaagtttgatccctgggtcaggagcccttggaaaagggcatggcaacccctccggtagtcttgcctggagaatcccgtggacagaggagcctggcggactgtggcccacagggtctcaaagagtcggatgtgactgaagtgacttagcatgcactcacacacgcATGGGATCTTTAACGGCACCCACTGCTTTAGAGCTCGGGCTTCCCTGACGCACCAGGGTGATCTCTGCAGAGGTGAGGCGGCACGTGGGGACTGccactcctccttccctcaggTCAGATGCTTCCAGAGTTGCCACTCCTTTTTACCTCCTTTAAGTGCTTCAAATAAAATAGAATGTCactggggaaaaagtggaaaacatTAGAGGGATGTAACCAAGGAGAGTCTTGATGGAAACAATGCCCACCAGTGTTGGGATAACTTGTTTATCCCATCAGGGAGGAGGTAGGGAAAGAAACTGCCTCTTTCAGGACCTTCACGCCAAAGAAGATGAAATTGATCAAACGCTAGTTTGTAACTGTATGTTTGCAACTACGTATTTCTTTAACTGCTTTACTTCCTTTTTAGCTCCAGGTGAATCTCACTCATAGTTAGCCAATAGTTTAAGGAAGCAAGCCTTTTAAAAACCCTGATTACTACCTCTCATGTTTCATCTCTTGGCACAAACACCAACAAAACACCTGGGAGAAATCTTCTTGATCTGTTGATACCATcagcaattattattattgcagAAGCACATCCTTTTATGTTAAAAATCTAAGAATAAAATGTTGTTACCTTGCAACTagtggagaagaacatggcaacccactccagtattcttgcctggaagaatacagtccatggggttgcaaagagtcagacatgacttaatgactaaaccactaccaccatgCAAGAAGTGACCATTTTATAGGCTGTGTACTCTGCCAAAGGATGCCATGTATTTTGAGGTATTTTCTAAAGCAAAATTATTCAACATCACCTGAATTAATAACTTTTCTTACTTTATCCTCTTCCTTGAAACGATCTAGAGAATGTGGTTaagtaaattaattcattttcccCAATTTAATCTCAGCCAccacaatttaaaatgttttaaagattttttttttttttttcctggcactgGTGTGGCTGTAGGGTCAGGAAATTTGAAACTGCGAAAAGAGAGCTGGTcatacagacagacagaaagatgTGCTctcaaagataaatattaaagttTGGGTACTCTTCTAAATCTTTTATGAACTTTCCATtgcttaaaatttcttctttatcaATGTAATTTTTAcctgaggaaataaaatatgatagTGATGCTATGCTCTAACTGTGCTTCTGGTTCATCTCATCAATACGGTGAACGAGAAGCATAGTTCAAGCATAACTATCTCAAATGTCTAGAAACCCAAGTGAAAACACTgtacagaaagggaaagaggccAAGGGCCCAAACAGAGACCAAGCAACTTGGAGACAGACATCAGTTCCCAGGAGTACACCAAGAAGACAACGGACTAGGAatttatggactgcagccttaaGACTCGGGACAACAGAACTGAAAACAACTCTGATGTACTAATCCAACACTCAAATATTACAAGTGAGGAAATTCACTTTAAAAGATTAAATGGACGCTTGAGAAGACACCACCATGAAGCAGTATTTATGCGACAGAAGTTGAGTTACACTAATTCACGTCCATTTCAGGTCCAAACTTAAGCTCCATCTCTTACCTGTGGCTTAAACATAACCTTTTGGAAATTTAATATTATTCATAAAGGTGGAAACAATCATCTTTCCCAGTatgcttttgaaattttaactCCAAATTATATGTAAAACAACCAACATATAATAGATTGTTAACAAATTTTAATTCTGCCTTTCCTCTTTAGTGGAGCAGCAAGATTTAGAATATAATCTCTCTTTCAAATATTCTTGTATTTGGCTAGGCCAATATTCTTTCTGCATAACTCAATTTTAACAAACAactgaactttgaaaatattatttgaagCAGCCTAAAAGTAGTTTTCTTCCAGAATCAAATATGACGGTTTATATTTTTGAGAAGAATCTTCCAACctccaaaatggattaaactcaCCTAATGCTCTTGACCAAAATCCTACTCCAGTAGGTACAAGTACAAAGGCACTGGCACTTGCCTTGCCTGCGAGTAACACAGGCCTCCTGGGGCTACCCTCCATGTTCAAGTTCAGCCTCAGTAGTTCAGCTTGCCTCCTTAACTCTCCTAAAACCTCATTATGTCCTGCTACTCATTTAGGGCTTCATTAAGTTTTAGTCAGAAGCCACTGCATGAGACAATTAAAACTAGAGCCAGATCCTTCCTTGTGTCAGCTCCTCAGGGCAATCTAGGCTCCCTTGGGAACTTTGGGGAATGAAGAGATTGGTTGAATACATGATAACAATCAAGGCTGCAACCACACAAATGAGAACAGTCATCCTTGCAGCTGCCACATAAAAGGAGCATGTACAGATCCAATGCTCCTTGCTCTTTACGTCATAGGTAAGGGGCTGCAAATGTCAAAAGGTCAACTATTGACTTTATTCTGGTGGCCTGAGTGAACAAAGGAGAACAAACCAACATGCTATTAACATGTACATAAAAATGAACAGTTCCTTGAATGACCACACATTATGTGCCTCCTAATGTTATGCAGTACAAGAGTTAGTACAGTACAACCTGTACAATACTGtttcctaaaaaaataaattctgaatttaATCAAGATCTTACTGTTAGTGTAAaggaaaaataggcaaaagaaaaCAAGTTAATTAGCACCATGAGAAAGTAGCCAAGTAAATCTGGAATATAGAACATGCTATTTGACATATGACCCAGCTTTCCATAagcaaatggcattttaaaaaggaaaataaaagagacGTAACAGCCAGAAACAACATGTGGGCCTTATTTGTATCCTGTTTTAAGCAATGAACAGACACAGGATATCTTTGAGATAGTTAGGAAAATATGAATTGTTCATTTTTATGTGCATGATAATAGCATGTTGGTtgtcatccaaccaactcatcctctgtcgtccccttctcctcctgccttcaatctttcccagcatcggggtcttttcaaatgagtcagttgttcgcatcatgtggccaaattattggagtttcagcttcagcatcagtccttccaatgaatattcaggactgatttcctctaggatggactggttggagctccttgctgtccaagggactctcaagagtcttctccaacaccacagttcaaaagcatcaattcttctgtgctcagctttcttcatatatACATTAAGTAATAGCTTTTTCATGTACTCAAATAAAATaccatggaaaaaagaaaacattagacTAGTGGCAAAGAAGAATGCAGATGTACAATATTTGCAAAACTTAGGTGAGGAAAACTTTAAAACTATCCCTAAGTGAAGAAAGGTAGCcttgaataaatagaaaatacatgGAAAGTCACCCCATGTTCTCAGACAGGTTGATAATAGCACAGAGTCTAATTCTGTAGATCTGCGGTGAGGCCTAAGATTCTGAGTTATTTCTGTCTTGCCTTCCCCAGTGTAGCCTGTTTTGTGCTTTAGAGCTGTTGTTCTCAAGATGTGGTCCCTAGACCAGCAGCAGAAGCATCACCTGAGaagttgttagaaatgcaaattctcaccCCCAACCTGTCAAATCAGACACTTGGGCTCAGcaatctacattttaacaagcCATCCAGATGATTTTTGGcacacattaaagtttgagaaccagcaCTTCTAAAGTTTAAGTTGCATAGAATCACCTAAGATCTTGTTTAATGGCAGGCTTGATTCAACAGGTCTGGGATGGAGTCTGATTCTGGATTTCTAATAGGCTCCCTCATGATGCTGATGCTGTGGTTTGAATGCAACACTCTGAGGAGCAAAGCTAGAAGATCAATCTGTTTGTAACTTACTCAAGGCCACCCTGTCCTGTGCCTTCCACTGTCATCTTTTTCTGGGTACTAATgctaaaaatatgtcattttttcagtaatatgtttattttaaaccaAATTAACTCATAGCAGTGTGTTCCTCTCAAACCAAATTTAACCAAAAATCATTCTCAGGTTTTGATGGAGTTAGTTTGGAGAAGTAACTATTCAGCATCTATCAAATCATTCCACAGCTCATTCACTGCTTACTGAAATTGAGAGGAAAAATCTATGCATAGGGAGATATTTGCATAATCTATATATAAATTCAGTGTGCCTCTAATCTCTCATTTAACAAATTGTGATTTTCACATATTAATGTTCAGGATATCTTACTTCATAATGCCTATAATTTGATTGGCttcaaacaacaaacatttatttaactcAGGGGATTTGGACAGGACACAGTGGGGACCCTTTTATAATATCTGCAGTCTGAGATGGTGTGGCTGAGAAGTCTGCATGGCTGGTATGACTTCATTCAGACCATAGATCTGGGATCTTTTCCCCGGCTGTTTGTTGGGTTCTCTGGTTCTTCTCCATGTCTTGTCTGCTGAAGCTGGAATGTCCAAACGACTTCTTCACTCAGATGCCTGGTAACTAACCTAGAATGACTCAAGCAGTTGGAGCTGGCCAGCTATGATCTCTGTCTCAGTCTCTCCACTTGGCTACTTTAGCCTTCTTTGGGGCTTGGGACTCTTCATTAAGGTAATTGCATTTCTTACATGGTGGCTGGTTTTTACCAGAGTAAGCATTGCCAGAGACCAAGGCATAAGCTGGAATAGTTCTGCAACCTGGCTTCACCTCTGCTACATATTGTTGGTTCGTTAAGGTCAGActcaaggaaaagaggaaaagactCTCTCTCTCAATTGGCGCCATTAAGCCATGTTTAATCTACCATGGTTAGGTCTTATTGCAGTGAAACTCAGATGCACCAAAGTTGTACCAGAGACAGTTTGGCTAGAATGAAAGTAAATACACCACAAAATCTTCTTAGAAGTTCTGGCTCATATTGTCTCCTCCTAACTCTGATTTCAGTGACATCACCTTGGTAACTTGAAATTACAACAGAGAAATGGGCAAACACTTCAAAtaaccaccttttttttttttccaggaaccAATTGTCATACATTTGTCACACACCATGTTTAAAACCCAAACAATATTGCAACCTcacagcccccacctcccactctcccacctacacacacacacacacacacacatacgcacacacacacacaacatgacTCTGTACCTCCAAGTTCCCAAGGATATGTGTCATGTCTTATACCTATAGGATCCTTTCCCCAGTTTGGGATAATGTTGCATGATAATAAGGAATTCAGCCCCAGGATTCTCCAGTGAGGAGGCGAGGACCCTCCATGGTATTAGATGTGAGCCACAGCATAAAACATGGTACCTCTTCCTTAAATATTGATTCCATTCATAGATTTAGAGGGAactaatgtatttatatatttaaactaaTGTGGATATATTATATAATAGAATACAAAACTTGCATTCTGTAGGAGCCCACTAAAGTGTTTTCAGTTTCTTATACAGTCACAAGGTAATAAATGAACTTCAAGGTTGAAAAAAAGTTCTAATATATAACAttaatattgttgttgctgtttagtcatgtccaactcttttgtgtccctatggactgtagcctgccaggcttctctgtccatgggatttcccaagcaagaatactggagttggttgccatttccttctccaggggatcttcctgatctagggactgaacctgggcctcccgcattgcagacagattctttgcctctgagccatctgagaagccctatACAATATTAATATATGCCTTTATATCAATAGTCATAAGTATAGGGGGGTGTGTGCTTGTgagtatgtgtacatgtgtattttttaatgtagaaatcaGCCCATGAAGGCAAAAGTACCTAGAGCCCACAAGAGTCATAATACAGCTCTGACTCCAGGGGTCTACTTTCAATGCATAGTGGAAACATGGGAAAAGCTCTGAATGTTTGGCATCATATCCTTTCAATGTGTTATTTTTGAGGACTGATGTCTTCAGATTCcaaggaaatgaattttaaatggtAGCATTTCATTACATCCTTGGAAGGTAGTAAGATAGATTTACTACGAGGATTTCTACCAACTACACCGCAGATCCCACTGTGTGGAAGTGGAGAGTCTGTTAATAACAGGAGTCTGTTAGGGGGACCGCACTCACTCACAAGTCACCACTGCTGCCCCTGGATTCCGTGACTGTATTTACAGAGAGTGGCAGAACTTCTCGCATGGGTCTGTCAGTCATCAGATCTTAGAACCTGAAGCCCCTGAGCCCGACTCCCAACCCCCAACCAATACAAGAGCACCATTGTCACCATCTTTGGCCAGTCACTCAGCAGCAGTTTGAGCACGCGAAACCATTGTCCTGTCTCAAAAGCTGCTTGCCTTTGTGTTATTGTCTGATTAAGAAATACTAAACGGAAGAAAACACGGAGATACTCAGGTAGCTGTTGATGCAGGAGGAAGGCGTCTAGACcccatgagtcagtgatggtgGGTGAGCTGCACGTTTTGGGCGGTACCCATAAGCATCATTGTGGTCTCCTCATCCTCCGGGCGAAGGTCCAGACCATCCTCTACCACCCTGTGGAGGGTGCTGTAGTGTGGCCGATTTTGGTGGAAGGAATGGAGCTCCGAAGCAGCCTCCCAGGCCGCAAAGGTGGGCATGGGGAAGACATCAGGCCTCTTGTTTTCCAAGAAGCATTTCAGGTTTCTCTCACTCAGCTTTTTGGCGTAGTCCACGAATGTGTTTTCCAActgctccttctccttctgtgcATACGTCTTCCAAAAACTCAGCTGAAGGTAACTAACTTTAGATCGGCAGCGAGTATAACACGTGGtgagcagagagaagaaagatgCGGAACAAATCAGGAACCATCCTAGAatcttagaaagaaagaaatactgagCACAGCAAAAGCAAAGCCACTTCTCAAGGAGACGGGGTAGTGTTATTGGGAAGTGTATGGCTAATTTAATAGCAGACCTCAGTTGACTTCCGTCATCTTAATTATTAACaagttttgttctttgtttttttttttaatcaaataaagtTAGGGTTTACCTAACCTCTGTTCTCCATCCTACCCACCATTGCTGGTATGCAAAGAAATACCCAGAAGGCAGGCAAATGGAAAGGAGCAAAAATATAGATTATCCAAGAACTGGAAGAACCAAGCCCTCATATAGTACTAGCTTTAAAGGAAAGAATTCTGTGTGTGAGCATATTACTAGCTCCTTAGTGGAGTATCTTCAGGCATTGATACATGGATATTCGTGACCAGTGACTGATTTTTCCCACGTTACATTGTTTGCAGAGAACCGCAGACCCACCCTGAGAGAGGTATCATCACTCATTACCATATCCTATCTCACTATAAAGCAAGACAAATGTAGCacaataaggaaactgaagctataAGAACTGGAAGCTTGCGTAAaaggcaagggggaaaaaatgaactttTGGACATCAGTTCTCAAAAATAACACATTGAAAGGATatgatgtcaaaaaaaaaaaaaacccggaatgaattttttggccaaccctataTTTTTCACAATTTGAGTTAATTTCATATGTGAACAACTAACAAAGCTCTTTCCAAGTTTATCTTAATATTTTGGTTAAATGGCCCTTAGTATTTCTCAGCAGATGGGCCTATTTGAACATGAAAATAACAGTCTGCAAATGAACCCATGCTGATCATAATGGAACAAATAAGCTCCAATGTTTATTTGGAAACCGATGGTTTCCAAACTCTGACTCAGACTACGGAGGTCATTGCGCAGGATCTCAGACCCCACATGAGTGCCAGATCTGGGCTGGCATCAGTTGGGTTTAAAtctcaactttcacttttttacagGTATTCTCTGTGCCTCTGATTCCTCAGTTGTAAAGTAGGGGTTACCCTCCTCAGAATGTAAATTCGAGGATTAAAATGAGGTGATGTAGAAATCCACATGTCTCAGTAAGTATCAGCTATTAGCACAGGCTGCTATTTTTCAATCGCATCCATGTCTATGTAAAGGCATTACTGAACATAGGGTATCTTTCTGATGTGATTAAGAAATGAGATACCACCCCCATCGTGCGACAGTGCTTATATTTACTTGAGTCACTTGTGGTTGGCTACATCAgatcttcctcttttctctaacCTCTATCTTTTTTCCACACAGCCCATCCTCCTGTAGGCCTGTAGGCTTTCTCATTTCAGTATCTAAACCAATTCTTCTGAGTTATTCACTGTTTAATCAGCTTCAGGCCCTCCTCCTCTCATTGCGAGGACTTAACATCAACTTGCTTTCACCTGAGTCCTGAGCACTGAGCCCTCTTGTTTTTCACTAATTCATGGTACCCAGGATCTAACTAGACATGATGGATGGTCCCACCCCAGCCCTCAATAATACACCATTCTGTATGTGTCTTCTTCAAACCTTGGCATTTTTCTaaccagtttaaaatatttactgtgtgccagcaGTTTTATGCCCATTTATGTCCATCATCTCTGTACTTCCAAGGGTAGGTGTTATTACCCCCAACTATGAGGACACTGGGGCTCTCAGGGCTCAAACAGTAGCTCTGGGTCACATAGCTGGTGAGCGGTAGAATCAGGATTCAAACCCCAGGCTAGGCAACTCCAAGGTGGAGTTCTTGCCACTACTCTACCTACCCAAAGGACGGAAAGCCACCCAGCTGGATTTCGTTCCTCTGCCCCACCCATGGACTTGGCACTTTTTCCACCCCCACCCACATACCCAGCTGTGGGTCCGGACTGTTTGCTGCTCCTGCCTATAGGAAGCACTGCGGTCAGCACTAGCTATGATACAGCTCCCTTTGTCCACATCTCTTATGCGTCGTCCCCTAAGGAATCAGCCCCAGGTCCTTCTCATTCCTCTGAAAAGTAAATAGGTCAGTGTGCCCAGGCTCAGCTGTGGCAGGACAGGAATGATTTCCTTATGCCTGTATTTAGAGAAGGAAAAGCTACCCAGTGGTAAGTGTTTGGATCCGCTGCCACCTGAATGGAGCCTGGTACCCAAGGACACAAATCATAAATCACTCATTGCATCACCACATTTGTAGTTAAGACCTTCGTTCAGCAAAAGGAGGAAGATGTTTGGCAGCCTGGCATGTTTTTGTCTAAAATGTGCTTTATGCATTAAACAAAAGGTTTCGTGGGGGAGCTTTTTTTCTGTCTAAATTTTGTCTAAATTTTGTCTAAAATGTGCTTTATGCATTAAACAAAAGGTTTTGTGGGTGAGGCTTATTAGTTTATGAAGAGAATCTGAATATATTGCCAACCAGTTTGGGAACAAATTTTGCTTTGATGTGTTGTTGAAAAGGCCAgtctatattgaaaaaaaaaaaaaaaagagtaaagtctCAGTATTTTCAGCGCATTTATTCTTAAACAAATAGCCTTCCTGACAGAGTGTGGACCTGTTTATCTACTCCTATTGCTTGTTTTGATTTGTGGAATGTCATTCCTGCTCCTCAAGTAGGAATTCAGTCTTTTcctgaggccagggccaggcTCACATCTGGATTTGTGCTCACATCCCTGAATCAGTAGGTAAAGCTACAATTTCCTTCTGTTAAATAAAACAATGCCCCAAATCTTGAGCTCCTAAAGTAATGTAAGAAGAACTTTTTAGCTATAGAGCACAGACCGTAGGAGGAAAACTCCCTGGAGAATATGGTCCTGTTTCGCTGGAGGCTATTTAAAGTCTGCCAACACCCTATTTTATACagaaaattcttttccatcttaACAATATTTACACATAGAGATAGCAGTTGCCAGAAATCACGCAAGAGAATCTCTATACTAATTATATGATGTGCAACTTTGAAAAGTATTAGCTCATTTGGTTCAGCTGTATTTTAATGGATGTAtgctatgtatgtatgtgtgtgtttctctgaaaAACCAGTTTGAAAATAATTAATAGAAGGCAGTAATTTCTAATTACAGCTCTGCCATTAACACTTTATAATGAGTTAGTGTCATGCATCATTTACAAAGTCAACCCAGAGAAATTGTTTTAAAGTACTTAAGTATTTACAGATGTCTAACTCAAGAGGAGATTTTCTTTTTGGAGGTGGAAAAGACAATCCAATCAGCAATTTTATTAGCCATCCAACCTCTGAAAAGCTTTTCCTGAGACTGTCTTAATGCTGCACCACATTCCAATCTCCAGAgtttcagaattcagaatttcAGAGTTTCAGGATTCAGGCTCTACCCTGGCTGAACGGAGTACAGAGAGAATACTTCAAGCTCACGCTGGGGGGCAGGAGGTGTAGGGGAAAGGCACCTTTGTCCCTTCTTACCTGAGACTGGGCTTGCAGCGACAATTTCAGTTCTTCGTTGTCTGTGGGGGTCATGCTGGTTTTTCCGCAAGATACTTTGTAAAGTTCTTTCCAGCACTCTTCAGGCTTGCCTTTGCAAATCAGATCGAGGAGTCTTGGACTTTGGGTCCCGCTCATTGCACATTCATAAAAAGTCCCATTGAGCAAAGCCACAGACAGCCACATCACGGGGGCCACCAATGAACTCAGGATGATCTGCCCGAGGACGGAGAAGAAGCGGCAGTTGTGGCCCCTGGGGAAGATTTTCCTGGGATTCACACAGCAGCCTGTGAAGAGTCTCCATGACCTGTTGTTCAGAAAGAATCCCAGGATCAGTAACACCCAGGCGGGAGCAAACAGGAAAGCCAGCCCGTAGATCACGTTCTCAGTGCCGCAGGGACACTTGAAAGCCACGAGTGAAAAGAGACGCTCACCCCCCACGGTCAGCAGAGCCAGGAAGCTATAGCCAATGACAGTTTTCTGGTTGAGGATGAATTTTAGAAACCCCTGAAAAGCATCCATGTTGGAGATACGCAGAGGGAAAATGCTTTGCTCTTATTTGTTGGCAGAGCCGCTGTGGCAGTGGCCGAGGGTGGAGCTCTTTCTTCATTAGAAACAACAGTCCTCCTTCTCAGACTGAATTCAGCCAGATAAGGAAACGGTGTCATTCCCTAGGAATGAATATTTCCCAACAGTGTTCAGATAATGCCTCCTACTGGTGGATGTTAGGGCCATGAAACTGGACcaaaacactgagaatcagagtAAATTCACAGTGAATAGCCCCCTCttttatgttgtttccatgtgGCTTGGATTGAGAATCAGAAAGAAATTCCGACTATTACAGATAATAATAGTTTAGGAATTTTCCATCCAAAGGAATAAACATTAGCA containing:
- the CALHM5 gene encoding calcium homeostasis modulator protein 5, which gives rise to MDAFQGFLKFILNQKTVIGYSFLALLTVGGERLFSLVAFKCPCGTENVIYGLAFLFAPAWVLLILGFFLNNRSWRLFTGCCVNPRKIFPRGHNCRFFSVLGQIILSSLVAPVMWLSVALLNGTFYECAMSGTQSPRLLDLICKGKPEECWKELYKVSCGKTSMTPTDNEELKLSLQAQSQILGWFLICSASFFSLLTTCYTRCRSKVSYLQLSFWKTYAQKEKEQLENTFVDYAKKLSERNLKCFLENKRPDVFPMPTFAAWEAASELHSFHQNRPHYSTLHRVVEDGLDLRPEDEETTMMLMGTAQNVQLTHHH